A DNA window from Nerophis lumbriciformis linkage group LG03, RoL_Nlum_v2.1, whole genome shotgun sequence contains the following coding sequences:
- the LOC133579052 gene encoding uncharacterized protein — MLHRTDVCEEHLHPEQQQWSFRMRTKEPQPSHVKKEEEYPLIPHFKKIEEDPLTPHCKEEEEDPLTPHFKEEVVDPLIPHIKEEEVDPLTPHFKEEKEDPLTPHFKEEVVDPLIPHIKEEEVDPLTPHFKEEEEDPLTQYFKEEEEDPLTPNFKEKAVDSLSPLVKDEEEDPLTPHIKEEEEEHSISQQGEHIEGLEEVDVTKMPGTGVPVKSEGDEVKGESEEKREAEPPSSSSTQHMTTEADGDHCGGSQADKLLAPLSDSEDTTSHSHDTDDEDSKDDKTCHTDNTHLKCSLCDKTFKDRCNMKRHMKRHTGGKPFSCSICGKDFTLRHNLKEHMRIHTGEKPFLCSICGKDFTKRQHLKAHMRTHTGEKPFSCSICSKDFTLRHHLKEHMRIHTGEKPFSCSICGKDFIKRQHLKAHMRTHTGEKPFSCSICGKDITHRHDLKIHMRIHTGEKPFSCSECGKSFVRKQSLKAHMRTHTGEKPFSCTICGKDFTHRQHLQIHMRIHTGEKPFSCSECGKSFVRNQSLKEHMRTHTGEKPFSCSICSKDFTHRPHLKVHMRTHTGEKPFLCSICGKDFTHRPHLKVHMRTHTGEQPFSCSICGKEFTRRENFKKHMRIHTGEKPFSCSICSKYFAQRHYLKKHMSTHTGEKPYTCSVCCKSFIQSQHLKRHMRTHTGEKVLSCSVCGERFSSKYQCKKHKCAGENSSSK, encoded by the exons atgttacacagaacag acgtctgtgaagaacatcttcacCCTGAGCAACAGCAGTGGAGCTTCAGGATGCGGACGAaggagccacagccctcccacgttaagaaggaagaggaataCCCACTCATCCCCCATTTTAAAAAGatagaggaggacccactgacaccccattgtaaagaggaagaggaggacccactgacaccccattttaaagaggaagtgGTGGATCCACTGATCCCTCACATTAAGGAGGAAGAGGTGGATCCACTGacaccccattttaaagaggaaaaggaggacccactgacaccccattttaaagaggaagtgGTGGATCCACTGATCCCTCACATTAAGGAGGAAGAGGTGGATCCACTGacaccccattttaaagaggaagaggaggacccactgacacaatattttaaagaggaagaggaggacccactgacaccCAATTTTAAAGAGAAAGCGGTGGATTCACTGAGCCCTCTCGTTAAGGacgaagaggaggacccactgacccctcacattaaagaggaagaggaggaacacagcatcagtcagcagggagagcatattgaaggactggaggaggttgatgtcaccaagatgccagggactggtgtccctgtgaagagtgaaggtgatgaggtcaaaggtgagagtgaggagaagagagaggcggagcctccaagcagcagctcaacacaacacatgacaacagaagctgatggagaccactgtggaggatcacaagcagacaagctgttagctccactatcagatagtgaggacacaacgtcacactctcatgacactgatgatgaagactctaaagatgataagacatgtcacactgacaacactcacttgaAATGTTCTctctgtgacaaaacttttaaagACCGTTGCAATATGAAAAGACACATGAAAAGACACACTGGaggaaaacctttttcatgttcaatctgcggtaaagattttactctaAGGCACAATttgaaagaacacatgagaatacacaccggagaaaaaccttttttatgttcaatctgcggtaaagattttacaaAAAGGCAACATttgaaagcacacatgagaacacacaccggagaaaaacctttttcatgttcaatctgcagtAAAGATTTTACTCTAAGGCACCATttgaaagaacacatgagaatacacaccggagaaaaacctttttcatgttcaatctgtggtaaagatttTATAAAAAGGCAACATttgaaagcacacatgagaacacacaccggagaaaaacctttttcatgttcaatctgcggtaaagatatTACTCATAGACacgatttgaaaatacacatgagaatacacactggagaaaaacctttttcctgctcagaatgtggtaaaagttttgtaagaaagcaaagtttaaaagcacacatgagaacacacactggagaaaaacctttttcatgtacaatctgcggtaaagattttactcataGGCAACATTTGcaaatacacatgagaatacacactggggaaaaacctttttcctgctcagaatgtggtaaaagttttgtaagaaatcaaagtttaaaagaacacatgagaacacacactggagaaaaacctttttcatgttcaatctgcagtaaagattttactcataggccacatttgaaagtacacatgagaacacacactggagaaaaaccttttttatgttcaatctgcggtaaagattttactcataggccacatttgaaagtacacatgagaacacacactggagaacaacctttttcatgttcaatctgcggtaaagagttTACTCGAAGGGAAAATTTCAAAaagcacatgagaatacacactggagaaaaacctttttcctgttcaatctgcagtAAATATTTTGCTCAAAGGCACTATTTGAAAAAACACATGagtacacacactggagaaaagccTTATACatgttcagtatgttgtaaaagttTTATACAAAGTCagcatttgaaaagacacatgagaacacacacaggtgagaaagtgttgagttgcagtgtgtgtggtgaaagattctcttctaagtaccagtgtaagaaacacaagtgtgctggtgagaacagcagcagcaaatga